The proteins below are encoded in one region of Metabacillus dongyingensis:
- a CDS encoding ABC transporter permease, translated as MKSSLTFHKVLVGLLVIYLLIPLVGTFLFSIAGKWDHTILPESYTMKWYIELFQDERFYDAFQRTLFLIVMSVGLSVVIMIPTIFIITVYFAKWEGLLQAAAMLPYGIPPIVGAVGLIKVYSDGPIQIAGTPWILIGAYFITILPFMYQGIRNSLRTVNAVQLVDAAELLGATKFQAFRTVVFPNIISGILVSTLLSVALLFSEFAFANLLVGGRFETIQIYLADKLNSSGHLTSAIVITYYSVILLLTGTVLKLTFRNEKNPVVTNKNRILSFFKKQYRRKNTALEGEK; from the coding sequence ATGAAATCTTCATTGACTTTTCATAAAGTGCTGGTTGGATTACTAGTTATCTATTTATTAATTCCGCTAGTAGGAACATTTTTATTCTCGATTGCCGGTAAATGGGATCATACCATTTTGCCTGAGAGTTATACAATGAAATGGTATATTGAATTATTTCAAGATGAACGGTTTTATGATGCTTTTCAACGAACACTGTTTTTAATTGTCATGTCTGTCGGTCTTAGTGTTGTTATTATGATTCCGACTATTTTTATCATCACAGTATATTTCGCTAAATGGGAAGGATTGCTGCAAGCAGCAGCTATGCTTCCTTATGGAATTCCTCCTATTGTTGGAGCTGTTGGATTAATCAAGGTATATTCAGATGGACCAATTCAAATTGCCGGAACACCTTGGATTTTAATTGGTGCTTATTTCATAACCATTCTGCCATTTATGTATCAAGGTATTCGCAACAGTCTTCGTACGGTTAATGCTGTGCAGCTTGTTGATGCAGCTGAATTACTGGGTGCTACAAAATTTCAGGCGTTTCGCACAGTGGTGTTTCCCAATATTATATCTGGGATTTTAGTGTCTACCTTATTATCAGTCGCTCTTTTATTTAGTGAATTTGCTTTTGCCAATTTGCTTGTCGGGGGCCGATTTGAAACCATTCAAATTTATCTTGCTGACAAATTAAACAGCAGTGGTCACTTAACAAGTGCAATTGTTATTACTTATTATTCAGTGATTTTACTTTTAACGGGGACTGTATTAAAACTTACATTTAGAAACGAAAAGAATCCTGTCGTGACAAATAAGAATCGAATTCTTTCATTTTTTAAAAAACAATATCGTCGTAAAAATACTGCTTTAGAAGGTGAAAAATAA
- a CDS encoding sensor histidine kinase produces the protein MGLLLILLLTGFFSYMESKQIEENKGRMALELSKTVALMPTIIDAFQTGNPSETIQPLAEEIRKQTGAEFIVVGNKDGTRYSHPMKSEIGRKMTGGDNDRAIIKGEFYVSKANGSLGPSLRGKSPIFNKQGEIIGLVSVGFLLEDINQQIMKNFIKVLLVSLFAFFISVIGSILLSGNIRRDTMGLEPYEIAALYKEKNTVLHAVKEGILAIDKDGFITMMNQPAKKLLHIKGSVRHMKVDGLFPSDYLYEVLKHGNPQVDKEMVWKDKTVIVNTTPLIDENGIRGVVASFRDKTEIEQMINTVSEVKRYSEDLRSQTHEFTNKLYVLSGLLQLGEYDQAINMIKSETQVLQFQNSVVFNQIKDTKVQAILLGKLGKASEKKLKFDIASDSYLEELPSHFKLSSLIVILGNLIDNAFEAVYGVESPTVKLFVTDIGSDIIFEIEDNGRGISERDIPFLFDKGFTSKDGNEPRGFGLSNAEEAVQEMDGIIEVQSSSDTGTVFTVYLPKELRN, from the coding sequence TTGGGATTATTGTTGATCCTGCTGCTGACAGGATTTTTCAGCTATATGGAAAGTAAACAAATCGAGGAAAATAAAGGTAGAATGGCACTGGAGTTATCAAAAACTGTCGCTCTCATGCCAACTATTATCGATGCATTTCAAACTGGGAATCCTTCCGAAACGATCCAGCCTTTAGCAGAAGAGATCAGGAAACAAACAGGTGCTGAGTTTATTGTAGTAGGGAATAAAGATGGCACACGTTATTCACATCCCATGAAGTCGGAAATTGGGAGAAAAATGACGGGAGGAGATAACGATAGAGCCATAATCAAAGGGGAATTTTATGTATCAAAAGCTAATGGCTCACTCGGCCCGTCTCTTAGAGGGAAATCTCCTATTTTCAACAAACAGGGAGAGATTATTGGTCTCGTTTCAGTAGGATTTCTATTAGAAGACATCAACCAGCAAATCATGAAGAACTTCATTAAAGTCCTGCTTGTATCTCTTTTTGCCTTTTTTATATCCGTTATTGGAAGTATTTTGCTGTCAGGCAATATCCGCAGGGACACTATGGGGCTAGAACCGTATGAAATTGCTGCTCTTTATAAAGAAAAAAACACTGTGCTGCATGCGGTAAAAGAGGGTATTTTAGCCATAGATAAAGATGGATTCATTACAATGATGAATCAGCCTGCTAAGAAACTCCTTCATATTAAAGGATCTGTCAGGCATATGAAAGTGGATGGACTGTTTCCTTCCGATTATCTTTATGAGGTTTTAAAACATGGGAATCCGCAAGTTGATAAGGAAATGGTTTGGAAAGATAAAACCGTTATTGTAAATACCACTCCACTGATTGATGAAAATGGGATAAGAGGAGTGGTTGCTTCTTTTCGCGACAAAACCGAAATTGAGCAGATGATAAACACCGTATCGGAAGTCAAAAGATATTCAGAAGATCTCCGTTCCCAAACACATGAGTTTACCAATAAATTATACGTGTTATCTGGCCTTCTTCAGCTTGGTGAATACGACCAGGCGATTAATATGATAAAAAGTGAAACACAGGTCCTGCAATTTCAAAATTCAGTAGTCTTTAACCAAATCAAAGATACCAAGGTACAGGCTATCCTTTTAGGGAAGCTCGGAAAAGCGTCAGAAAAGAAGCTGAAATTTGATATTGCTTCTGACAGTTATCTGGAAGAATTGCCATCACACTTTAAGCTTTCGAGCTTAATCGTTATTCTTGGCAACTTAATTGATAACGCTTTCGAAGCCGTTTATGGCGTGGAATCTCCGACGGTTAAACTTTTCGTTACAGACATCGGAAGTGATATCATCTTTGAGATTGAGGACAATGGCAGAGGAATAAGCGAAAGAGACATTCCTTTTCTTTTTGACAAAGGCTTTACATCAAAAGATGGAAATGAGCCAAGGGGATTTGGTCTATCGAATGCAGAAGAAGCTGTACAGGAAATGGATGGGATTATTGAGGTACAAAGCAGTTCAGATACAGGAACTGTATTTACGGTGTACCTTCCTAAGGAGCTGAGAAATTGA
- a CDS encoding DeoR/GlpR family DNA-binding transcription regulator, translating into MYRRKNALFYKLLDGGGTNMSVLPEERKNEILKELNKMGKVKVMELVDQFNVSEETIRRDLMILEEKGLLKRVYGGAIKTVFEFEEPPFTQRTTVNQDAKVKVGKKAVELISNGDVIAIDVGTTMLEFAQCIENKKDITILTNSLPVSSLLTELLNQNKFTGQILLLGGQIDPKHQSICGGLTEQMLNQFNIDKAFISAGGVSIQSGVSNYHLHETLVSRKMVEVSKQVILLTDYSKIGVDTFCKVCPLEKVDVIVCEQPFPEEWRNHSKLEEINWIHA; encoded by the coding sequence TTGTACCGAAGAAAGAATGCATTATTTTATAAATTATTAGATGGTGGAGGAACAAATATGTCTGTTTTGCCAGAAGAAAGAAAGAATGAAATTTTAAAAGAACTGAACAAAATGGGAAAAGTAAAAGTTATGGAATTAGTTGATCAATTTAATGTTTCAGAGGAAACGATTCGACGCGATTTGATGATATTAGAGGAAAAAGGACTTTTAAAGAGGGTTTACGGTGGAGCGATTAAAACAGTCTTTGAATTTGAGGAGCCTCCATTCACACAGCGTACAACGGTGAATCAAGATGCGAAAGTCAAGGTTGGGAAAAAGGCAGTTGAACTCATTTCTAACGGAGATGTGATTGCCATTGATGTAGGAACAACCATGCTTGAATTTGCGCAGTGTATTGAAAATAAAAAAGACATTACAATTTTAACTAATTCTCTTCCTGTGTCGTCTTTGTTAACCGAATTGCTCAATCAAAATAAGTTTACAGGACAAATTCTATTACTGGGAGGACAAATTGATCCAAAACATCAATCTATATGCGGCGGTCTCACTGAACAAATGTTAAATCAATTTAATATTGATAAAGCGTTCATTTCAGCTGGTGGTGTTTCCATTCAAAGTGGGGTTAGTAATTATCATTTACATGAAACATTAGTTTCACGCAAGATGGTCGAGGTATCAAAGCAAGTTATATTGTTAACGGATTACTCTAAAATTGGTGTCGATACATTTTGTAAAGTTTGTCCTCTAGAAAAAGTCGATGTGATTGTCTGCGAGCAGCCATTTCCTGAGGAATGGAGAAATCATTCAAAATTAGAGGAAATCAATTGGATTCATGCATAG
- a CDS encoding response regulator — protein MIKVAIAEDDFRIADIHEKFLETFNEIVVVGKSLNGEQTLQLLKMKEPDLLLLDVYLPDMLGSELLPLIREKFPKVSIIMITAATDKVFLEKALSYGVENYLIKPVSRERFDDIIQKFIKKHSLLSSNQQVNQKYIDLLFSKGKNENSGKGKGLPKGIDEITLGKVNAVLQAKREGLSAEEVAKEIGASRITARRYLEYLSSVNQLKAEVVYGIVGRPERKYYPI, from the coding sequence ATGATAAAAGTAGCCATCGCAGAAGACGACTTCCGAATCGCCGATATCCATGAAAAGTTTTTAGAGACATTCAACGAAATCGTTGTGGTTGGAAAATCATTGAATGGAGAGCAGACTCTTCAATTACTGAAGATGAAAGAACCTGACTTACTTCTTCTAGATGTGTATTTGCCTGATATGCTGGGATCTGAGCTGCTTCCCCTCATACGTGAGAAGTTTCCGAAGGTTAGCATCATTATGATAACAGCGGCAACAGATAAGGTGTTCCTCGAAAAAGCACTGAGCTATGGAGTAGAGAATTATTTGATCAAGCCCGTAAGCAGGGAGAGATTTGACGATATCATTCAAAAATTCATAAAAAAGCACTCTCTCCTGTCTTCCAATCAACAAGTGAATCAGAAATATATCGATCTTCTTTTTAGTAAGGGTAAAAATGAAAATTCAGGAAAAGGGAAAGGTTTGCCAAAAGGAATTGATGAAATCACACTTGGTAAAGTGAATGCCGTTCTTCAGGCTAAAAGAGAAGGGCTTTCTGCCGAAGAAGTGGCTAAGGAAATAGGCGCTTCCCGGATAACGGCACGCAGATATCTGGAATATCTCTCCTCTGTTAATCAATTAAAGGCAGAAGTGGTGTATGGAATTGTCGGAAGACCTGAGAGAAAATATTATCCGATTTAA
- a CDS encoding MATE family efflux transporter, with protein MNHRAYLALAIPLTISTMTTPLLGAVDTAVVGQLPNPAYIGGVAVGTLIFNTLYWVFGFLRVSTSAFAAQANGASDSAQGVLALSRPFLIALIAGMCFILLQWPIEYAALTLIAPDSDVSKFAVEYFRIRIWGAPFTLLNYVILGWLMGMAKIKESLFLQVFMNVLNMILAILFVHVFSFAVKGVAAATLMAEITAFVLGLLIVMKASSFEWKIPSIQALIDTQSMKKMFNVNKDLFIRTICLLVVINMFTAKGASFGTEFLAANAVLFQIHYIMAYFFDGFANASSILVGKAVGSNDKKLYKKTLSLSRQWSVITAFIIASVYGLFQEQIIELFTNLPGVIELSTKYGAWLIIYPFAACFGLVIYGVFTGATEIAPVRNSMIYAMIIYIIIQITITPIWHNHGLWLAFIVYTIGRSGFLVMYTPRLNEKLWHLKEEV; from the coding sequence ATGAATCATCGTGCGTACCTTGCTTTGGCGATCCCACTAACGATCTCAACCATGACGACGCCTTTATTAGGTGCTGTCGATACAGCCGTTGTCGGGCAACTTCCTAATCCAGCATATATTGGAGGTGTTGCAGTTGGAACCCTTATTTTTAATACGCTGTATTGGGTATTCGGTTTTTTGCGGGTCAGTACATCTGCTTTTGCCGCACAAGCTAACGGGGCAAGTGATTCAGCTCAAGGAGTACTTGCATTATCCCGTCCATTTTTAATAGCTCTAATTGCAGGTATGTGTTTTATTCTCTTACAATGGCCGATTGAATATGCTGCTCTTACATTGATTGCTCCTGATTCGGATGTGAGTAAGTTTGCAGTTGAATATTTTCGAATTCGAATTTGGGGAGCCCCCTTCACATTGTTGAACTACGTTATTCTTGGCTGGTTAATGGGGATGGCTAAGATTAAAGAATCTTTATTTTTGCAAGTGTTCATGAATGTTTTGAATATGATTTTGGCCATTCTTTTTGTCCATGTCTTTTCTTTTGCTGTAAAAGGGGTCGCTGCGGCCACTTTGATGGCTGAAATTACAGCCTTCGTATTAGGATTACTCATTGTTATGAAAGCATCATCTTTTGAATGGAAAATACCATCCATTCAAGCACTTATAGATACACAGTCTATGAAAAAGATGTTTAACGTTAACAAGGATTTATTTATACGAACCATTTGTTTATTAGTCGTTATTAATATGTTTACAGCAAAAGGTGCTTCGTTTGGTACAGAATTTCTAGCTGCAAATGCTGTATTATTTCAAATTCATTACATAATGGCTTATTTCTTTGATGGATTCGCCAACGCCTCTAGTATTCTCGTCGGCAAAGCGGTAGGATCAAATGACAAAAAATTATATAAAAAAACACTTAGTTTATCAAGGCAATGGTCGGTGATAACAGCTTTTATCATAGCTAGCGTATATGGATTATTTCAAGAACAGATTATTGAACTTTTTACAAATCTGCCTGGTGTTATCGAGCTTTCAACAAAGTATGGAGCATGGCTCATTATCTACCCGTTTGCTGCTTGTTTTGGCCTTGTCATTTACGGTGTCTTTACAGGGGCAACTGAAATTGCCCCCGTTCGAAACTCTATGATTTACGCAATGATTATCTATATCATTATACAAATCACTATAACTCCTATCTGGCATAATCATGGCTTATGGCTAGCCTTCATCGTCTATACTATTGGACGATCCGGCTTCCTAGTCATGTATACTCCTAGATTAAATGAAAAATTATGGCATCTAAAGGAAGAGGTTTGA
- a CDS encoding alkaline phosphatase family protein, with protein MSNKVIAIVVDGMRYDKACEALGFIQHLVETNQAALYKVKSELPSLSRPLYEVLLTGTPASVNGITSNQAVRLSTEKSLFHLTKENGLRNGTVSYYWISELYNRAPFHFFEDREQEDESKPIQYGKFYWDDDYPDSHVLMDAEALRRKYDPHFLYIHPLGVDVKGEIFGSESKEYREQILKMGSLLAQLLPIWIKEGYHILITSDHGMSEYGNHGGITDGERDVPLFIISPKVEPGVYSEVIPQLAFAPLVCELLNIEPSNKMISYRLPGLNGKITL; from the coding sequence ATGTCAAATAAAGTAATAGCAATAGTTGTTGATGGTATGAGATATGACAAAGCATGTGAGGCTCTTGGATTTATTCAACATCTAGTTGAAACAAATCAGGCAGCACTTTACAAAGTAAAGTCGGAACTCCCAAGTCTTTCCCGTCCATTATATGAAGTGTTACTAACGGGTACACCGGCATCAGTGAACGGAATTACGTCCAATCAAGCTGTTCGCTTATCTACTGAGAAAAGTCTCTTTCATCTTACGAAAGAAAACGGCTTAAGAAACGGAACGGTATCGTATTACTGGATAAGCGAACTTTATAATCGCGCGCCATTCCATTTTTTTGAAGATCGTGAGCAAGAGGATGAGTCTAAGCCGATTCAATATGGAAAATTTTATTGGGATGATGACTATCCAGACAGTCATGTGTTAATGGATGCAGAAGCCTTGCGCAGAAAGTATGACCCGCACTTTTTATATATCCATCCGCTCGGTGTAGACGTAAAAGGAGAAATTTTCGGTTCAGAATCGAAAGAATATCGTGAACAAATCTTAAAAATGGGAAGCTTGTTGGCACAACTTTTGCCAATTTGGATCAAAGAAGGTTACCACATTTTAATTACATCTGATCATGGCATGAGTGAATATGGCAACCATGGCGGCATAACTGATGGTGAGCGTGATGTACCGCTCTTTATCATCAGTCCAAAAGTTGAGCCTGGCGTTTACAGTGAAGTGATTCCGCAATTAGCTTTTGCACCGCTCGTTTGTGAACTTTTAAATATTGAGCCGTCCAATAAAATGATTTCATATCGATTGCCGGGCCTAAACGGAAAAATCACACTTTAA
- a CDS encoding Cof-type HAD-IIB family hydrolase → MSFIAIDLDGTLLNDQNEISEENIKAIQYAQDRGFEVVISTGRAYFDVQTICKKAGISPFVIGTNGATIHSKSGKCISSITITKDRVESILQWLDERNYYYEVFTDKAIYTLKKGREHFHNEIKSLKSADLSTDMKELVEVAERQFDQFGYVLVENYHDILKQEEEFYNILACSFDKKKLEEAWNQFKKFDELMVVSSADHNIEMTSKSASKGTALEKLAFSMNGSLEQAMAIGDSNNDLSMFQKVGYSVAMGNAKDVIKTVCTTTTLKNDENGVAYAIYRYMENFVVQK, encoded by the coding sequence ATGAGTTTCATTGCGATAGATTTAGACGGGACATTATTAAACGACCAGAATGAAATTAGTGAAGAAAATATAAAGGCGATTCAATATGCCCAAGATAGAGGCTTTGAAGTAGTTATTTCAACAGGACGGGCTTATTTTGATGTTCAAACAATTTGTAAAAAAGCCGGGATTTCCCCATTTGTAATCGGGACAAATGGCGCGACCATTCATTCAAAAAGCGGAAAGTGCATTTCTTCTATTACAATAACTAAAGATCGTGTCGAATCTATTCTCCAATGGTTAGATGAACGGAATTATTATTACGAAGTGTTTACTGATAAAGCCATTTATACTCTTAAAAAAGGAAGAGAACATTTCCATAATGAGATTAAAAGTTTGAAAAGCGCAGATTTGAGTACAGATATGAAAGAATTAGTTGAAGTAGCAGAAAGGCAATTTGACCAGTTTGGATATGTTTTAGTAGAAAACTATCATGATATCTTAAAACAGGAGGAAGAATTCTATAACATTTTAGCATGTTCTTTTGATAAAAAGAAATTAGAGGAAGCATGGAACCAATTCAAAAAGTTTGATGAGTTGATGGTTGTTTCATCTGCTGATCATAACATTGAAATGACTAGTAAAAGCGCTTCAAAAGGAACGGCCCTTGAAAAATTGGCTTTCTCGATGAATGGCTCCTTAGAGCAGGCTATGGCAATCGGGGACAGCAACAATGATTTATCCATGTTCCAGAAAGTTGGATACAGCGTAGCAATGGGAAATGCGAAAGATGTCATAAAAACTGTTTGTACAACGACAACCCTCAAAAATGATGAGAATGGGGTAGCTTATGCGATATATCGATATATGGAGAACTTCGTGGTTCAAAAATAA
- a CDS encoding ABC transporter permease has protein sequence MRKIKKQKIYLLALLLPFIMFVIGFELGPLVAMIKNSFYADDGIQVTINQYITIFKSKFYLQAIQNSLVISLVSAVTSVIIAVVAAYSFTKFSQKIQNRLLMIANMTSNFEGIPLSFSYIILLGNNGLFTLLFSMIGWDVFADFNLYSWTGLILVYIYFQIPLAVMLIYPSYQGIKKQWKEASSLLGGSTFSFWLHIGIPVLLPSIVGTFSILFANAMGAYATAYALVGSNYNLLSLQIASLVASDVALKPQLGSAMGVLLAATMIGAMWFNERMMRRIRRDLR, from the coding sequence TTGCGAAAAATAAAAAAACAAAAAATTTACTTATTAGCTCTTTTACTGCCGTTTATTATGTTTGTGATTGGATTTGAACTAGGACCATTAGTGGCAATGATTAAAAATAGTTTTTATGCAGACGATGGAATTCAAGTTACGATTAATCAATACATTACCATATTTAAAAGTAAATTTTACTTACAAGCCATTCAAAATAGCCTTGTCATTTCCTTAGTTTCTGCTGTGACTTCTGTGATTATAGCAGTCGTTGCTGCCTATTCGTTTACAAAGTTCTCACAAAAAATACAAAATCGCCTGCTGATGATTGCCAATATGACGTCGAACTTTGAGGGGATTCCCCTTTCATTTTCATATATTATTTTACTTGGAAACAATGGGTTGTTTACGCTGCTTTTTTCTATGATTGGCTGGGATGTGTTTGCAGATTTTAATTTATATTCATGGACGGGCCTCATTCTTGTTTATATTTATTTTCAAATTCCGCTTGCTGTTATGCTCATCTACCCGTCTTATCAAGGAATTAAGAAACAATGGAAAGAAGCCTCTTCATTATTAGGAGGGTCAACATTCTCATTTTGGCTTCACATTGGGATTCCAGTTCTTTTACCTAGTATTGTAGGTACATTCAGTATTTTGTTTGCTAATGCGATGGGAGCTTACGCTACAGCCTATGCATTGGTCGGCAGCAACTATAACTTATTGTCATTGCAAATTGCTTCTCTAGTTGCTAGTGACGTTGCATTAAAGCCTCAGCTAGGCAGTGCGATGGGAGTGCTTCTAGCAGCGACCATGATAGGGGCGATGTGGTTCAATGAACGAATGATGCGCCGCATTAGGAGGGATTTACGATGA
- a CDS encoding ABC transporter substrate-binding protein produces the protein MNYTFKKNCYKSIQAVVLGVSVLGLAACGATKEEAAPVVKDPSSLTLKEIETKAKEEGTINSVGMPDSWANWGETWNEVMKKYTLEHNDTDLSSAEEIAKIESEGENATADIGDVGISFGPIAEQKELTLAYKTSYWDEVPDWAKDDNGDWVVGYQGTIAFFTNKELVDNPPKSWDDILKGDYKVTVGDVQRGTQNQMAVLAAAIAYGGDETNLQPGIDYFAKLAKQGRLSLTDAKPANIEKGEVEVALVWDFNALGYADQINRDQFEVTIPSEGSVVSGYATIINKYAKHPHAAMATREYILSDEGQINLAKGFARPIRDVELPKEVAEKMVPEEQYKNAKPIEDYKDWEETAKNLPQIWQEEVLVHVK, from the coding sequence ATGAATTACACATTCAAGAAGAATTGTTACAAGTCTATTCAAGCTGTGGTATTAGGAGTGAGTGTACTAGGATTAGCTGCTTGCGGAGCTACTAAAGAGGAGGCTGCTCCAGTTGTTAAGGATCCAAGTTCGTTAACCCTGAAAGAAATTGAAACAAAGGCAAAAGAAGAGGGAACCATTAATAGTGTCGGTATGCCTGATTCATGGGCTAACTGGGGAGAAACGTGGAATGAAGTGATGAAAAAATATACATTGGAACACAATGATACAGATTTATCCAGTGCCGAAGAGATTGCCAAAATAGAATCTGAAGGAGAGAATGCAACAGCTGATATCGGCGATGTAGGGATTTCCTTTGGACCAATCGCGGAACAAAAAGAATTAACACTTGCCTATAAAACTTCCTATTGGGACGAGGTACCTGACTGGGCAAAAGATGACAACGGAGATTGGGTTGTTGGCTACCAAGGAACGATTGCATTCTTTACTAATAAAGAATTAGTGGATAACCCGCCAAAGTCTTGGGATGACATATTAAAAGGGGATTACAAAGTAACAGTTGGAGATGTTCAGCGTGGTACACAGAACCAAATGGCCGTTCTTGCTGCCGCTATCGCATACGGCGGTGATGAAACAAATCTCCAACCGGGAATTGATTATTTTGCTAAGCTTGCCAAGCAAGGCCGCCTTAGCTTAACTGATGCGAAGCCTGCTAACATCGAAAAAGGGGAAGTGGAAGTTGCCCTTGTTTGGGATTTCAATGCCCTTGGTTACGCTGACCAAATCAACCGCGATCAATTTGAAGTCACCATTCCAAGTGAAGGTTCAGTCGTAAGCGGCTACGCAACTATTATCAATAAATATGCAAAGCATCCGCATGCAGCGATGGCAACTAGAGAATATATCTTAAGCGATGAAGGACAAATTAACTTAGCTAAAGGGTTTGCCCGTCCAATTCGGGATGTAGAACTTCCGAAAGAAGTAGCTGAAAAAATGGTTCCAGAAGAACAGTACAAAAATGCAAAACCAATTGAAGATTACAAAGATTGGGAAGAAACGGCTAAAAATTTACCGCAGATTTGGCAAGAAGAGGTGTTAGTCCATGTCAAATAA
- a CDS encoding ABC transporter ATP-binding protein has translation MSYVTIDQVTKGYENQVVLNDISIKLIKGEFATLLGQSGCGKSTLLRSIAGLEGVDAGRILIDGKDITNLSPRQREVGMVFQSYALFPNMSVFDNIAYGLKMMKVKNSKSRVKKMIEMVDLIGKEESYPHQLSGGQQQRVALARALVMEPKVLLLDEPLSALDAKIRKSLQKELKRIQKELDITTIFVTHDQEEAMTMSDRIFVMNKGQVVQSGSPSEIYTSPVNTFVAKFIGNYNVCNMEVFRKLVRSTELKGNEVAIRPEVLQLVSVGEGSLDLQENWGIRGVIKEVSMTGNVLRYEVETEESAFHVDYLHHRGKMFEQGARVHILVPKKECIIL, from the coding sequence ATGAGCTATGTAACCATCGATCAAGTGACTAAGGGGTATGAAAATCAAGTCGTTTTAAACGATATTTCTATAAAATTAATAAAAGGAGAATTTGCTACACTTCTTGGGCAAAGCGGATGCGGAAAAAGTACATTATTACGTTCCATTGCGGGCCTTGAAGGCGTTGATGCAGGAAGAATCTTAATTGATGGAAAAGATATTACTAATTTATCACCGCGTCAGCGTGAAGTCGGTATGGTGTTTCAGTCTTATGCACTTTTCCCAAATATGAGCGTTTTTGATAATATTGCTTACGGCCTTAAAATGATGAAGGTAAAAAATAGTAAATCAAGAGTAAAAAAGATGATTGAGATGGTTGATTTAATAGGAAAAGAGGAATCTTATCCTCATCAATTATCTGGCGGACAACAGCAGAGGGTTGCTCTTGCACGTGCGCTTGTCATGGAGCCGAAAGTACTGCTTTTGGATGAGCCGTTAAGCGCATTGGATGCTAAAATTAGAAAAAGTTTGCAAAAAGAATTAAAGAGAATACAGAAAGAATTAGATATTACAACTATTTTTGTTACTCATGATCAGGAAGAAGCAATGACGATGTCTGATCGAATTTTTGTCATGAATAAAGGACAAGTTGTACAATCCGGTTCTCCATCAGAAATTTATACATCTCCAGTCAATACATTTGTTGCAAAATTTATCGGAAATTATAATGTTTGTAATATGGAAGTTTTCCGTAAACTTGTTCGCAGCACAGAACTAAAAGGGAATGAAGTCGCCATTCGTCCTGAAGTTTTACAATTAGTTTCTGTTGGTGAAGGTAGCTTGGATTTACAAGAGAACTGGGGAATTAGAGGGGTTATTAAAGAGGTTTCCATGACAGGGAATGTTTTAAGATATGAAGTAGAAACAGAGGAGTCCGCTTTCCATGTAGACTATCTTCACCACCGAGGAAAAATGTTTGAGCAAGGAGCACGCGTTCATATTCTTGTACCGAAGAAAGAATGCATTATTTTATAA